In Cicer arietinum cultivar CDC Frontier isolate Library 1 chromosome 7, Cicar.CDCFrontier_v2.0, whole genome shotgun sequence, a single window of DNA contains:
- the LOC101503792 gene encoding uncharacterized protein At5g02240: MLCCVSFDLLNLIMASTSAAATFPFCSLQFHSLSSNPQFFVAKIPNYQISFSSSRRTSNYNKRVYAKAVSTDPQIALTEDNQNTPSSTSSKLVLVVGASGGVGQLVVASLLQRNIKSRLILRDLEKAKALFGEQDEERFQVFRGDTRKQGDLDPSIFEGVTHVICCTGTTAFPSRRWDDDNTPESVDWVGVKNLVSALPSSVKRVVLVSSIGVTKCNELPWSIMNLFGVLKYKKMGEDFLQSSGFPFTIIRPGRLTDGPYTSYDLNTLLKATAGQRRAVLIGQGDKLVGEASRIVVAEACIQALDLEVTENQIYEVNSVVGEGPGNDAQKWHELFETARPR; the protein is encoded by the exons ATGTTGTGTTGTGTTAGTTTTGATTTGCTTAATTTAATAATGGCTTCTACAAGTGCTGCTGCTACGTTCCCTTTTTGTTCGCTTCAATTTCACTCTCTTTCTTCCAATCCTCAATTTTTCGTCGCCAAAATCCCTAATTACCAAATCTCCTTTTCTTCTTCGAGACGGACTTCTAATTATAATAAGCGCGTTTACGCAAAAGCTGTTTCTACAGACCCGCAAATAGCTCTCACCGAGGATAACCAAAACACTCCCTCGTCAACCTCCTCTAAGCTGGTTCTTGTTGTTGGTGCTTCTGGAGGTGTTG GGCAACTAGTTGTAGCATCATTGCTTCAGCGGAATATTAAATCGCGCTTGATACTTAGGGATCTTGAGAAAGCCAAGGCATTGTTTGGTGAACAAGATGAGGAGAGATTTCAG GTATTCAGAGGAGACACAAGGAAGCAGGGTGATTTGGATCCATCCATATTTGAG GGAGTCACTCATGTGATTTGCTGCACAGGAACAACCGCTTTTCCTTCAAGGCGGTGGGATGATGACAATACACCAGAAAGTGTTG ATTGGGTGGGAGTGAAGAATCTAGTATCTGCATTGCCTTCCTCAGTGAAGAGAGTTGTTCTTGTGTCATCAATTGGTGTGACCAAGTGTAATGAATTGCCATGGAG CATTATGAACCTATTTGGTGTCTTGAAGTATAAGAAGATGGGGGAGGATTTTCTTCAGAGTTCTGGTTTTCCATTTACCATAATTAG acCTGGAAGGTTGACAGATGGACCATACACGTCTTACGATCTCAATACTTTACTCAAAGCAACAGCTGGTCAACGACGAGCAGTTCTAATTGGTCAAG GAGATAAACTAGTGGGAGAGGCCAGTAGAATTGTGGTTGCTGAAGCTTGCATACAGGCACTAGATCTTGAAGTCACTGAAAACCAAATATATGAAGTGAATTCTGTTGTG GGGGAAGGTCCTGGAAATGATGCTCAGAAGTGGCATGAATTATTCGAGACTGCACGCCCTCGCTAA